The following proteins are encoded in a genomic region of Enoplosus armatus isolate fEnoArm2 chromosome 11, fEnoArm2.hap1, whole genome shotgun sequence:
- the gpr18 gene encoding N-arachidonyl glycine receptor, giving the protein MKLNLNFSKMSVESGAVRPEQGPVEYRLVGLIFYSFIFIIGVIVNLTALWVFALTTKKRNSVTVYMINVALVDLTFILLLPFRMVYHHQDYWPFGDLFCRISSALTIFYPCMALWLFSLISADRYMAIVQPKHGKELRNVPKAVVGSLGVWLMTLGCTVPLLFSEDDPDRISNFTTCIKMQDIIYMRNDNPVNFVRLIFFFLVPICIMIGCYIVIVDNLIHGRTSKLKPKVKQKSIRIIITLIIQVLVCFVPFHVSLVLRLLGTGKDGGFSTWAVFTTFLMNMSTVLDIILYYIVSKQFQDRVISVILYRNYLRSVRRKSRHTHTGSIRSMSNLTSAMI; this is encoded by the coding sequence ATGAAGCTAAATCTAAACTTCTCCAAAATGTCTGTGGAGTCTGGTGCTGTAAGGCCGGAGCAGGGACCGGTGGAGTACCGATTGGTAGGCCTGATCTTCTacagcttcatcttcatcatagGAGTCATAGTCAATCTCACTGCTTTATGGGTGTTTGCCCTCACAACCAAGAAGAGGAACTCTGTCACTGTCTACATGATAAATGTGGCTTTGGTGGACCTCACCTTCATCCTGCTGCTTCCCTTCAGAATGGTTTACCACCACCAGGACTATTGGCCCTTTGGAGATCTTTTCTGCAGAATCAGTTCAGCTCTCACCATCTTCTACCCCTGCATGGCTCTGTGGCTGTTTTCTCTGATCAGCGCTGACCGTTACATGGCCATCGTCCAGCCCAAGCACGGCAAAGAACTGAGGAATGTCCCTAAGGCCGTGGTAGGGAGTTTGGGGGTGTGGCTAATGACTCTGGGCTGCACTGTACCCCTGCTCTTCTCTGAGGACGACCCCGATCGCATCTCCAACTTCACCACCTGCATCAAGATGCAAGACATCATCTACATGCGCAATGACAACCCCGTCAACTTTGTGCGactcatcttcttcttcctggtTCCCATTTGTATAATGATTGGCTGCTATATTGTCATTGTGGATAATCTGATCCACGGCCGCACCTCTAAGCTCAAACCTAAAGTGAAGCAGAAGTCCATCCGGATCATAATCACACTGATCATCCaagtgttggtgtgttttgtgcCTTTCCATGTGTCTTTAGTGCTCCGGTTGCTGGGGACAGGCAAAGATGGGGGATTTAGCACATGGGCAGTCTTCACCACGTTCCTGATGAACATGAGCACAGTGCTAGACATCATTCTGTACTACATTGTTTCCAAGCAGTTCCAGGACAGGGTGATCAGCGTGATCCTGTACAGGAACTATCTGCGAAGTGTGCGACGGAAGAgcaggcacacgcacacaggcagCATCCGATCAATGAGCAACCTGACCAGCGCAATGATATGA